Proteins encoded within one genomic window of Porphyromonadaceae bacterium W3.11:
- a CDS encoding FeoB-associated Cys-rich membrane protein, translated as MDNLVQYIIVGVILLVVLFYMIRHIIRLFQQKDQGCSSCSGCSMNQDCGSSKEQK; from the coding sequence ATGGATAACTTGGTACAATACATAATAGTAGGCGTAATACTCTTAGTAGTTCTCTTTTACATGATACGCCATATCATCCGATTATTTCAGCAGAAGGATCAAGGATGCTCTTCATGTAGTGGCTGTAGTATGAATCAAGACTGCGGTAGTAGTAAAGAGCAAAAGTAA
- a CDS encoding TrkH family potassium uptake protein codes for MARSEYTEYETRRGFNFRFIFLLLGVLCFIQVVFLLCAASISSYFHDTALKPLLYTALIDSILGLILILSSRGYKMYDTGRREGMVSVTLSWLVVAILGLLPYYLGGFIPSLPDAFFETISGLTTTGSTILNDIESMPRGILFWRSVTQWMGGIGIIVFMVAIIPILGESASLIYDHESSGVTHDRFAPRFTVVAKWISVIYVSLTVLCIFLLWLGPLGLFDAVCHGLTCISTGGFSTFNDSIAGFNSHYTYMVLTLFMFMGAVSFSLSYFALVRRDPMKMVRDTEFQWFVVVIALLTVVSSLILFFTNRYDSYFTALEYSLVQIVSLITTTGYAISDYNTWGSPFWVLALFSMFIAGCSGSTSGGLKMIRFNILTRSLFNEFKKRTHPHAVIPLRLGGRVLKPKYIMQVYNFFFAYLFLIVVGTFIITLEGFSLEEAISVSITSISNSGPGLATFGPMANMSALSDFSKIYMGLMMVVGRLEIFTVMTLFHKSFWRN; via the coding sequence ATGGCACGATCAGAATATACTGAATACGAGACACGTCGAGGGTTTAACTTTCGCTTTATTTTCTTATTATTAGGTGTGTTATGCTTCATTCAGGTAGTTTTTCTACTTTGTGCGGCATCTATTTCTAGTTATTTTCATGATACTGCACTGAAGCCATTGCTCTATACGGCATTGATTGATTCTATATTGGGATTGATCTTAATTCTTAGTAGCCGTGGGTATAAGATGTATGATACTGGGCGGAGAGAAGGGATGGTGTCTGTAACGCTTAGTTGGTTGGTAGTGGCTATATTGGGGCTACTTCCATACTATCTTGGAGGGTTTATCCCGAGCTTACCTGATGCATTCTTTGAGACCATATCAGGACTAACTACGACTGGATCTACGATTCTTAATGATATTGAATCTATGCCTAGGGGGATCCTTTTCTGGCGAAGTGTGACACAGTGGATGGGTGGTATTGGTATCATCGTCTTTATGGTTGCTATTATTCCTATACTTGGGGAGAGTGCCTCTCTTATATACGATCATGAATCTTCTGGGGTAACGCATGATCGGTTTGCTCCACGCTTTACAGTCGTAGCAAAATGGATCTCAGTGATTTATGTCTCTCTAACCGTGCTGTGTATTTTTTTACTATGGCTTGGTCCACTAGGTCTTTTTGATGCTGTATGCCATGGTCTAACGTGTATCTCGACTGGAGGATTCTCTACCTTTAATGACTCTATCGCAGGATTTAACTCCCACTACACTTACATGGTCTTGACCCTCTTCATGTTTATGGGGGCTGTTAGCTTTTCATTATCCTATTTTGCCTTAGTTCGTCGTGACCCGATGAAGATGGTTCGTGATACCGAATTTCAGTGGTTTGTTGTCGTTATAGCACTATTGACAGTAGTATCATCATTGATCTTATTTTTCACAAATCGCTATGATTCATATTTTACGGCACTAGAGTACTCTCTGGTGCAGATTGTTAGTTTGATTACGACTACAGGTTATGCGATAAGTGACTACAATACATGGGGAAGCCCATTCTGGGTCTTGGCTCTTTTTTCAATGTTTATTGCTGGTTGTTCAGGATCTACAAGTGGTGGACTGAAGATGATTCGCTTTAATATCCTGACGCGTAGCCTATTCAATGAGTTTAAGAAACGTACTCATCCTCATGCCGTGATTCCATTACGTCTAGGGGGAAGGGTGCTGAAGCCTAAGTATATCATGCAGGTGTACAACTTTTTCTTTGCTTACCTTTTTTTGATTGTAGTGGGTACATTTATCATAACATTGGAAGGGTTTAGCCTAGAAGAGGCCATCTCGGTATCCATAACCAGTATATCGAACTCTGGGCCAGGATTGGCTACATTTGGGCCAATGGCTAATATGTCTGCTTTGAGTGACTTTAGCAAGATCTATATGGGATTAATGATGGTTGTGGGGAGATTAGAGATCTTTACAGTAATGACATTATTTCATAAAAGTTTTTGGCGAAATTAA
- the panB gene encoding 3-methyl-2-oxobutanoate hydroxymethyltransferase, with product MSNYLTTNKKKITATRFQQMKAEGEKISMLTCYDYSMAKLLDTAGVDAILIGDSASNVMIGNSTTLPITLDEMIYHARCVVNGISYAFVVADMPFGTVHGDKYVALASAIRMIKESGVDAVKIEGGEEVRDSIELIINAGIPVVAHLGLTPQSVNQLGGYGVQAKGEAEAEKLIKNAKLLESLGCCALVLEKIPSALAKRVTVELSIPTIGIGAGNDTDGQVLVLQDMLGITQGFKPKFLRQFAQVGEQIINAVSDYNKEVKSGGFPNKDESY from the coding sequence ATGTCGAATTACTTAACTACTAATAAGAAAAAAATAACTGCAACTCGATTTCAGCAGATGAAAGCTGAAGGGGAGAAGATCTCAATGCTGACCTGCTACGATTATTCGATGGCTAAGCTATTAGATACTGCTGGCGTGGATGCCATATTGATTGGCGACTCTGCTAGTAATGTGATGATTGGTAATAGTACTACACTGCCTATAACATTAGACGAGATGATTTATCATGCTCGATGTGTCGTGAATGGGATTAGTTATGCTTTTGTTGTAGCTGATATGCCTTTTGGCACTGTTCACGGCGATAAGTATGTGGCTCTGGCATCTGCTATCCGAATGATCAAAGAGTCTGGTGTGGATGCTGTTAAGATAGAAGGGGGTGAGGAAGTAAGGGATTCGATAGAGCTCATAATAAATGCTGGCATTCCAGTGGTAGCACATTTGGGATTGACACCTCAGTCGGTAAATCAGCTTGGTGGTTATGGGGTACAGGCTAAAGGAGAAGCTGAAGCGGAAAAGCTAATAAAGAATGCTAAGCTATTAGAGAGTCTTGGCTGCTGTGCTCTGGTCTTAGAAAAAATACCTAGTGCATTAGCCAAGAGGGTTACCGTTGAATTGAGTATCCCTACAATTGGTATAGGTGCTGGTAACGATACTGATGGTCAGGTGTTAGTATTACAGGATATGTTGGGCATTACACAAGGCTTCAAACCAAAGTTTCTCCGTCAGTTTGCACAGGTTGGTGAGCAGATTATTAATGCAGTTAGTGATTATAATAAAGAAGTCAAGAGTGGTGGATTCCCTAATAAGGATGAGAGCTATTGA
- a CDS encoding DUF2795 domain-containing protein has protein sequence MYWTLELASKLDDAPWPATKDELIDYAQRTCAPMEVIENLQEIEDEGESYESIEDIWLDYPSKEDFFFNEEEY, from the coding sequence ATGTACTGGACACTTGAATTAGCTTCAAAGCTAGATGATGCTCCATGGCCAGCAACTAAGGATGAGTTGATTGATTATGCACAGCGTACTTGTGCACCAATGGAGGTAATAGAAAATCTTCAAGAGATTGAGGATGAGGGCGAAAGCTATGAATCTATTGAGGATATTTGGTTGGATTATCCTAGCAAAGAGGATTTCTTTTTTAATGAGGAGGAATATTAA
- the pdxH gene encoding pyridoxamine 5'-phosphate oxidase, translating to MDLNLEDIRREFKVGSLSRSEMPDNPIEKMEEWLQDALNYNVIEPTAIVVTTATKDGHPSSRTLLCKEIDNGKVIFYTNYESRKGTQISENPYVSVTFLWHQLERQIHVEGICEKLPPEESDAYFAKRSYTSRVGARISPQSRPIPNRTFIVTEFAKESLKYTGTFRKVPRPDSWGGYQVTPNRIEFWQGRESRLHDRFLYELQEDGSWSLQRIAP from the coding sequence ATGGATTTGAATTTAGAAGACATTAGAAGAGAGTTTAAGGTGGGGAGTTTATCTCGTTCGGAGATGCCAGATAATCCTATCGAGAAGATGGAGGAATGGTTACAAGATGCTTTAAATTATAACGTGATAGAGCCAACTGCTATAGTGGTGACAACTGCTACCAAAGATGGTCACCCATCCTCTCGCACCCTGTTGTGTAAGGAGATCGATAATGGAAAGGTGATCTTTTATACCAATTATGAGAGCAGAAAAGGGACTCAAATAAGTGAAAATCCTTATGTCTCGGTGACATTCCTTTGGCATCAGCTAGAAAGACAAATACATGTGGAGGGTATTTGTGAGAAACTTCCTCCAGAGGAGAGTGATGCATATTTCGCTAAGCGTTCGTACACCAGTAGAGTAGGGGCAAGAATCTCTCCGCAAAGTCGTCCTATCCCTAATCGAACTTTTATTGTGACTGAGTTTGCCAAGGAAAGTCTGAAATATACAGGTACATTCCGAAAAGTACCTCGTCCTGATTCTTGGGGTGGATATCAGGTTACTCCTAACCGTATAGAATTTTGGCAGGGACGTGAGAGTCGATTACACGATCGTTTTTTATATGAACTCCAAGAGGATGGGTCATGGTCACTTCAGCGTATAGCACCTTGA
- a CDS encoding GtrA family protein has protein sequence MSGNRTHNLLKQLIKYGLVGVVNTLITFIVIYVLQEMLDVSPGISNIAGYIAGLLNSFLMNSKWTFDSEASWRKFFIFMAVWIPCYLANLLTLHLLLTYTTIPAIWSQLVAMLVFNISNFILNKFVTFKK, from the coding sequence ATGAGTGGAAATAGAACACATAATTTGCTTAAGCAATTGATCAAGTATGGTTTGGTAGGGGTAGTCAATACCCTCATCACCTTCATTGTAATATATGTGCTACAGGAAATGCTGGACGTATCTCCTGGTATCAGTAATATAGCTGGATATATTGCAGGATTGCTCAATAGCTTTTTGATGAATAGTAAATGGACCTTTGACTCTGAAGCGTCATGGAGAAAATTCTTTATTTTCATGGCAGTTTGGATTCCTTGTTATTTGGCTAACCTGCTAACGCTTCATCTATTATTAACCTATACTACTATTCCAGCTATCTGGAGTCAATTAGTAGCGATGCTGGTCTTTAATATTTCTAATTTTATTCTTAATAAGTTTGTCACCTTCAAGAAATGA
- the dxs gene encoding 1-deoxy-D-xylulose-5-phosphate synthase, with amino-acid sequence MIKNFDLLDNINSPSDLKKLSVEQLPQLCDEIREFMLQVLSDVPGHLGANLGVVELTVALHYVFDLPHDQIVWDVGHQAYIHKILTGRKGDFATLRQWGGISGFTHPFESKYDAFVAGHASNSISAALGISVANQMSGKDNNVIAVIGDGAMTGGLAFEGLNNASSQPNNLLIILNDNHISIDPSTGGLSKYLVKIITSKEYNDLRHKGYKGLKKMKIINERRRNNLLRFNNSLKALINDETNLFEGFSIRYFGPIDGHNVESLIERLEIIKHFKGPKLLHVKTTKGKGYKPAEDSAVLWHAPGKFDVNTGERITIKEVPDKPLKYQEIFGQTLLELAEKDERIVGITPAMVSGSSFGYMQEKYPERVFDVGIAEAHAVTFSAGLAMNGMIPFCNIYSSFLQRGYDQVIHDVAMQKAPIILCLDRSGLVGEDGATHQGAYDIAYLRTIPNLKIMSPINERELRQMMYTAYMHHEEGPFVIRFPRGLGSCPQWHVPFSEIDLGKSEMLKVGDDLIFVSYGSVGYTVGKAIDKLVLKGYNPGHLNLRFVKPLDTEALDEIAQRYKYIITVEDGSLAGGVGSALLEYYSDQGKHIDITRIGIPDAFIKHGRVEIQHAYVGLDVDSIANKAIELLK; translated from the coding sequence ATGATAAAGAATTTTGATCTTCTTGATAATATAAATAGTCCATCTGACCTTAAGAAGCTATCTGTAGAGCAGCTTCCACAGCTATGTGATGAGATACGCGAATTTATGCTGCAGGTGCTGAGTGATGTGCCTGGGCATTTAGGAGCTAATTTGGGCGTAGTGGAACTGACTGTAGCTCTTCACTATGTCTTTGATTTGCCTCATGATCAGATCGTTTGGGATGTTGGTCATCAGGCTTATATCCACAAGATTTTGACCGGTAGGAAGGGCGATTTTGCCACACTTCGTCAATGGGGCGGAATTAGTGGCTTCACGCACCCATTTGAGAGCAAGTATGATGCCTTTGTGGCTGGACATGCCTCTAATTCGATATCAGCAGCTCTAGGTATATCTGTTGCTAACCAGATGAGTGGCAAGGATAATAATGTGATAGCGGTTATTGGAGATGGTGCGATGACGGGGGGGCTAGCATTCGAGGGGCTTAATAATGCCTCTTCGCAGCCTAATAACTTACTTATTATCCTGAACGACAATCATATCTCTATTGATCCAAGTACTGGGGGACTAAGCAAATACCTCGTGAAGATAATCACGAGTAAGGAGTACAATGATCTGCGACATAAAGGGTACAAGGGACTGAAGAAGATGAAAATCATCAATGAACGCAGACGAAATAATTTACTCCGATTTAATAATAGTCTTAAGGCCCTAATTAATGACGAGACGAATCTTTTCGAAGGCTTCAGTATTCGCTATTTTGGGCCTATCGATGGGCATAATGTAGAGTCCTTAATAGAGCGTCTGGAGATCATTAAGCACTTCAAGGGGCCTAAGCTCCTTCATGTCAAGACTACGAAGGGTAAAGGATATAAACCAGCTGAAGATAGTGCTGTATTATGGCATGCTCCTGGTAAATTTGATGTGAATACGGGAGAGAGAATCACCATCAAAGAGGTCCCAGATAAGCCCCTGAAGTATCAAGAGATCTTCGGGCAAACCTTACTAGAGTTAGCGGAGAAGGATGAGAGAATTGTAGGGATTACACCAGCTATGGTGAGTGGTAGTTCCTTCGGATATATGCAGGAGAAATATCCAGAGAGGGTCTTTGATGTGGGTATAGCTGAGGCTCATGCTGTTACCTTTTCTGCTGGGCTTGCCATGAATGGTATGATTCCGTTCTGTAATATTTATTCTAGCTTTTTGCAACGAGGCTATGATCAGGTTATTCACGATGTCGCGATGCAAAAAGCACCTATTATCCTGTGTCTGGATAGATCAGGATTGGTCGGTGAGGATGGGGCTACTCATCAGGGAGCTTATGATATTGCTTACCTGAGGACTATTCCGAACCTGAAAATTATGTCCCCTATCAACGAACGTGAGCTCAGGCAGATGATGTACACCGCCTATATGCATCACGAGGAGGGTCCATTTGTGATTCGCTTCCCGAGAGGGCTAGGATCTTGCCCTCAGTGGCATGTGCCATTTAGTGAGATAGACTTAGGCAAGTCTGAAATGCTCAAAGTAGGGGATGACCTTATCTTCGTCTCTTATGGATCCGTCGGTTACACGGTTGGCAAAGCCATTGATAAATTAGTACTGAAGGGTTATAATCCAGGACATCTTAACCTCAGGTTTGTGAAGCCTTTGGATACGGAAGCTCTGGACGAAATAGCACAGCGATATAAGTATATTATTACTGTGGAGGATGGATCACTTGCGGGTGGAGTCGGAAGTGCATTGCTGGAATATTATAGTGACCAAGGAAAGCATATCGACATAACTAGGATTGGAATCCCAGATGCTTTTATTAAACATGGTCGGGTAGAGATACAGCATGCCTATGTAGGATTAGATGTTGATTCAATAGCAAATAAAGCTATAGAACTTTTGAAATAG
- the trkA gene encoding Trk system potassium transporter TrkA produces the protein MRILIAGAGEVGTHLAKLLSHESHDITIMDESSENLEFAFNDGLEIMTYVGVPTSFEALKEAGAGSADLFIAVTPEESANIIACILATKMGAKQTLARINNSEYLEPRNRAYLKDLGVDDMIYPEALAATQIKESLSLPWSKQYWRFFNGKLVLVATRVVNDSPLIGKKLMDLADLSEKIFHIVAIVRSNHTIIPRGNDMIERDDILFVTAMPNDLNLVRQFSGQEDIKLKRIIIMGGSRIAVKTAQYLPSDIYVKIIERDYEKCRKLSELVPDNALVIHGDGRDPDLLIDEGIKKAQAFLALTSTSESNMIATINAKRLGVPFSVAQIENLDYLEIANEMKIGNLINRKLIAAAAIFRYLLNVDISDAKTLSIGQGEVLEIHVRENSKVTHAMVKDLHIPEGVSLGGLMRDGRVLLVEGTTMIEAGDTVMVFTDRSNARAINNLFS, from the coding sequence ATGAGGATATTGATAGCAGGTGCTGGTGAAGTGGGGACTCATTTGGCAAAGTTACTCTCTCATGAGTCACATGATATTACAATAATGGATGAATCTTCGGAGAACCTTGAATTTGCATTCAATGATGGTCTGGAGATTATGACGTATGTAGGTGTTCCGACCTCATTTGAGGCACTTAAAGAAGCTGGTGCTGGATCCGCAGATCTATTTATTGCTGTAACGCCAGAGGAAAGTGCCAATATAATTGCTTGTATTCTAGCTACTAAGATGGGTGCAAAGCAGACACTCGCTCGAATAAATAATAGCGAATATCTGGAGCCTAGAAACAGAGCGTACCTTAAGGACTTAGGGGTGGATGATATGATATATCCAGAGGCTTTAGCTGCAACCCAGATTAAAGAAAGTCTGAGCCTACCGTGGTCGAAGCAGTATTGGCGATTTTTTAATGGTAAGCTAGTGCTGGTGGCGACTAGAGTTGTTAATGACTCTCCGCTGATTGGTAAGAAACTGATGGATCTTGCTGACTTATCAGAGAAGATATTCCATATCGTGGCTATAGTACGTTCTAATCACACGATCATTCCTAGAGGTAATGATATGATAGAGCGTGATGATATATTATTTGTTACGGCGATGCCTAATGACCTAAATCTCGTTAGGCAATTCAGTGGGCAAGAAGATATCAAGCTTAAGAGAATCATCATAATGGGTGGAAGTCGAATAGCTGTTAAGACAGCACAATACCTACCATCTGATATCTATGTGAAGATTATAGAGCGTGATTACGAGAAGTGTAGAAAGCTCTCCGAACTGGTGCCAGATAACGCATTGGTCATCCATGGGGACGGTAGAGACCCAGATCTATTGATAGATGAAGGGATAAAGAAGGCTCAGGCCTTCTTAGCTCTTACAAGTACATCTGAAAGTAATATGATAGCGACGATTAATGCTAAAAGATTGGGTGTGCCATTCTCTGTAGCTCAGATTGAGAACTTAGATTACTTGGAGATTGCTAATGAGATGAAGATAGGCAATCTGATTAATCGTAAACTTATAGCAGCAGCTGCTATATTTAGGTATTTACTCAATGTTGATATTTCGGATGCCAAGACCTTATCTATAGGTCAGGGAGAGGTCCTTGAGATTCATGTGAGAGAAAATTCGAAGGTGACTCATGCTATGGTAAAAGACCTTCATATCCCAGAAGGGGTCTCCTTAGGGGGATTGATGAGGGATGGACGCGTTTTACTTGTTGAGGGAACTACTATGATAGAGGCCGGAGATACAGTGATGGTTTTCACAGATAGGAGTAATGCTAGGGCTATTAATAATCTTTTCTCATAA
- a CDS encoding glycosyltransferase family 2 protein, which yields MNTPQSLTIIIPCYNEEEVLPLTYPRVRKMLDSMEEEDNIMGQITFINDGSHDRTTEILNEIAAKDPTVQVIHFSRNFGHQAALTAGMRMCYSDYAAVIDADLQDPPEEIPGMFRMMKNEGHAVVYGVREERDGETLFKKWTAKLFYRFLNSMTERPLPLDAGDFRIMNKKVLDAFRNLPEHNKYIRGIISWMGFPQAPYYYHRKERAAGETKYSLSKMMRLATDAIQYFSYKPLKLAIKLGFISVLIGLLLALWVILGKIFGFTYPESGWSSIMIVIIFFGGIQLITIGVLSKYVGVVFDEVKKRPEYIIAETKNMEGND from the coding sequence ATGAATACCCCCCAGAGCTTAACCATTATTATTCCTTGCTATAATGAAGAGGAGGTTCTTCCCCTAACCTATCCAAGAGTTAGGAAAATGCTGGACTCTATGGAAGAAGAGGATAACATCATGGGCCAGATAACTTTTATTAATGATGGCAGTCATGATAGGACTACTGAGATTCTAAATGAGATAGCAGCCAAGGACCCTACGGTACAGGTTATTCACTTCAGCCGAAACTTTGGACACCAAGCCGCCTTAACTGCTGGTATGAGGATGTGCTACAGTGATTATGCGGCTGTCATTGATGCCGATCTACAGGATCCACCTGAGGAAATCCCGGGGATGTTCAGAATGATGAAGAATGAAGGACATGCTGTCGTTTATGGGGTGAGAGAGGAAAGAGATGGGGAGACTCTCTTTAAGAAATGGACAGCAAAACTCTTTTATCGTTTTCTGAATTCGATGACTGAGCGACCTCTACCATTAGATGCCGGCGACTTTAGGATCATGAACAAAAAGGTATTAGATGCCTTTAGGAACTTACCTGAACATAATAAATACATTAGAGGGATCATCAGCTGGATGGGATTTCCTCAAGCTCCATATTACTACCATAGAAAGGAGCGAGCAGCGGGGGAAACAAAATATAGCTTAAGTAAAATGATGAGGTTAGCGACTGACGCTATTCAATACTTTTCATATAAGCCACTCAAATTAGCCATAAAACTGGGATTCATATCCGTACTAATAGGTTTATTACTAGCCCTTTGGGTTATTTTAGGAAAGATCTTTGGATTTACTTACCCTGAGAGTGGATGGTCATCTATCATGATAGTGATTATTTTCTTCGGCGGTATCCAACTCATCACCATTGGGGTGCTAAGCAAATACGTGGGTGTGGTTTTTGACGAAGTGAAGAAACGACCTGAGTACATCATCGCAGAGACTAAGAACATGGAGGGGAATGATTAA
- the feoB gene encoding ferrous iron transport protein B: MRLSDLHTGERARIVELHTKGAFRKRLMEMGFIEGEDILVVKNAPLKDPVEYRILNYDITLRRSEAADIEVERLTHNSKTRDTRYEIMSSESEIFPELVDNTDSKRIKVAFVGNPNSGKTSLFNAASGANEHVGNYSGVTVGVKTASYSQDGFTFDLMDLPGAYSISSYSPEEKFILQQLLGENRPDVILNVVDSTNLERNMYMTTQLMETNIPMVIALNMWDDLQENGSTLNIPALSKLIGVPMTPTVGRTGQGLKAIFSQIIKLYENRSNVRRIIDVRYREELENAINFVSDGIKDNSQLIPENFRNIRPRFIAIKLLERDKVVEEALRSESEKAAFFFTRAKYAINEYEKVTDKDIQTDITNGKYGFVRGALQETYTSDYSQINDRNKKIDHILTHKVWGFPIFIAIMYLAFQLTFTLGAYPMDWIESGVAWIGNIVGDLMSDGPLKDLLVDGIIAGVGGVLVFLPNIVILYLCLAIIEDTGYMARAAFIMDRLMHLIGLHGRSFIPMIMGFGCNVPAVMATRTIENRNNRLITMMVIPFMSCSAKLPVYLLLAGAFFPKQAGLVLFALYFLGITVAIFSALLFKRFVFTEEDSPFVMELPPYRIPTVISVLLHMWQRAKQYLQKMASVILFASIIIWALGYFPQVSSLDEAKQEELFEKHIAENTTEEAKAFMALPYEQQQNMIQQEYSYIGRIGHTLQPGFQPLGFDWKMSVSLITGIAAKEVVVSTMGVLYTGDSQTDVGLKDKIMGAKYPNGDPIFTPVVAISFLVFVLVYFPCISTVIVIGKESGSYKWSLFIALYTITLAWVMSFIITQVGNLII; this comes from the coding sequence ATGAGGCTTTCCGATTTACATACAGGAGAAAGGGCAAGGATTGTTGAACTTCACACAAAAGGAGCTTTCAGGAAGCGACTTATGGAGATGGGATTTATTGAAGGTGAGGATATTCTTGTCGTCAAGAATGCACCCCTCAAAGACCCCGTAGAGTACAGAATCCTTAACTACGATATAACCTTAAGGAGAAGTGAAGCGGCTGATATTGAGGTCGAACGTCTTACTCACAACTCTAAGACTAGGGACACAAGGTACGAGATAATGAGTAGTGAGAGTGAGATTTTCCCTGAACTCGTGGATAATACGGACTCCAAGAGAATAAAAGTGGCATTTGTAGGGAATCCAAATTCAGGGAAGACCTCTCTCTTCAATGCTGCTAGTGGTGCTAATGAGCACGTGGGAAACTATAGTGGCGTAACGGTGGGCGTGAAAACCGCTTCATACTCACAAGATGGATTCACGTTCGACCTAATGGATCTTCCTGGTGCATACTCCATCTCCTCCTATAGTCCAGAGGAGAAGTTCATCCTCCAGCAGCTACTCGGAGAGAACCGTCCTGACGTCATTCTCAATGTGGTGGATAGTACCAATCTAGAGAGGAATATGTACATGACGACTCAGCTCATGGAGACTAACATTCCGATGGTTATAGCCCTAAATATGTGGGATGATCTACAAGAGAATGGCAGTACACTCAATATCCCAGCTCTCAGTAAGTTAATCGGTGTGCCTATGACGCCTACTGTAGGTAGGACGGGACAAGGACTCAAAGCGATCTTCTCTCAAATCATCAAGTTGTACGAAAATCGCTCTAATGTCAGGAGGATTATTGATGTACGTTATCGTGAAGAGTTAGAGAATGCTATAAACTTCGTGAGCGATGGGATCAAAGATAATAGCCAACTGATCCCAGAAAACTTCAGGAATATCCGACCTCGCTTTATCGCGATAAAGCTTTTAGAGAGAGATAAGGTGGTGGAAGAGGCCCTTAGAAGTGAATCGGAAAAGGCAGCCTTTTTCTTCACTCGTGCCAAGTATGCTATCAATGAGTATGAGAAGGTAACTGATAAGGATATCCAGACGGACATTACGAATGGTAAATATGGATTCGTTCGAGGAGCTCTTCAGGAGACATATACCTCAGACTACTCTCAAATAAATGACAGGAACAAAAAGATTGACCACATATTGACTCACAAAGTATGGGGGTTCCCCATCTTTATTGCGATCATGTACCTTGCTTTCCAGCTCACCTTCACACTAGGTGCCTATCCTATGGATTGGATCGAAAGTGGGGTGGCATGGATAGGGAATATTGTAGGTGATCTGATGAGTGATGGTCCACTAAAGGACCTACTCGTCGATGGTATTATTGCTGGAGTCGGAGGGGTATTGGTCTTCTTACCTAACATCGTAATCCTTTATTTATGTCTAGCCATCATCGAAGATACTGGCTACATGGCACGTGCTGCGTTCATAATGGATAGACTCATGCACCTCATTGGGCTACATGGGCGGTCATTCATCCCGATGATTATGGGCTTTGGATGTAATGTCCCTGCCGTAATGGCGACCCGTACCATTGAGAATCGTAATAATCGACTCATCACCATGATGGTGATACCATTTATGAGCTGTAGTGCTAAGCTTCCAGTCTATCTACTCTTGGCAGGAGCCTTCTTTCCAAAACAAGCAGGATTGGTGCTTTTCGCATTGTACTTCCTAGGGATTACCGTAGCTATATTTAGTGCACTGCTATTCAAAAGGTTTGTTTTTACTGAAGAGGATAGCCCCTTTGTAATGGAGCTTCCACCCTATCGGATACCGACTGTCATCAGTGTGCTATTGCATATGTGGCAAAGGGCAAAGCAATATCTTCAGAAGATGGCATCTGTCATCCTTTTTGCCTCTATTATTATATGGGCTCTAGGGTACTTCCCACAGGTCAGCTCATTGGACGAAGCTAAGCAAGAAGAACTCTTTGAAAAACATATTGCTGAAAATACTACTGAGGAAGCGAAAGCATTTATGGCACTTCCTTATGAACAGCAACAGAATATGATACAGCAGGAGTATTCATATATTGGCCGCATAGGACATACCCTACAGCCAGGCTTTCAACCATTGGGCTTTGATTGGAAAATGAGCGTTTCTCTGATTACAGGGATTGCAGCGAAGGAGGTCGTTGTGAGTACCATGGGGGTATTATACACAGGAGATAGCCAAACGGATGTAGGCTTGAAAGACAAAATCATGGGAGCGAAATACCCCAATGGGGACCCTATATTTACACCTGTAGTGGCTATATCGTTCTTAGTCTTTGTATTGGTTTATTTTCCATGCATCAGTACGGTCATAGTCATTGGTAAAGAGTCGGGCAGCTATAAATGGTCTCTATTTATAGCACTTTATACGATCACACTAGCCTGGGTAATGAGCTTTATCATAACCCAAGTGGGAAACTTAATCATCTAA